Proteins found in one Nitratiruptor sp. SB155-2 genomic segment:
- a CDS encoding 6-pyruvoyl trahydropterin synthase family protein produces MIIRKLFKFENAHIVRNCTSRRCSESIHGHSYKVELLFASDTLDRGQMVYDFGLTKLTIKELIDSFDHAITLWSGDDPRYLEDMKRWSRRWVELPVSPSAEQYARVIFLMTDLVLRQTEMVNEEKNVHLESVIVHETDTGYAKCTKEDAYSEKMGSIDLGSIIFSDGVKEEWSDPQIWDKLLRGEKIVNPKKI; encoded by the coding sequence ATGATCATCCGGAAACTGTTTAAGTTTGAAAACGCTCATATCGTTCGCAACTGTACCTCAAGAAGGTGCAGCGAATCGATTCATGGGCACTCCTACAAGGTTGAGCTACTATTTGCCTCCGATACGTTGGATCGCGGACAGATGGTGTATGATTTTGGCCTGACAAAGCTGACGATCAAAGAGCTCATCGATTCGTTTGATCATGCGATTACGCTGTGGAGTGGTGATGATCCAAGGTATCTTGAAGATATGAAGCGATGGAGCAGACGATGGGTGGAACTGCCTGTGAGTCCAAGTGCCGAGCAGTATGCAAGAGTCATATTTTTGATGACGGACTTGGTACTGCGACAAACTGAGATGGTCAATGAAGAGAAAAATGTTCATTTAGAAAGTGTTATCGTCCATGAGACCGATACTGGATATGCGAAGTGTACCAAAGAAGATGCTTATTCAGAAAAAATGGGAAGTATAGATCTTGGCTCCATCATCTTTTCAGATGGTGTTAAAGAGGAGTGGAGCGATCCACAGATTTGGGATAAACTCCTTCGAGGAGAAAAGATCGTCAATCCCAAAAAAATATAA
- a CDS encoding 7-carboxy-7-deazaguanine synthase QueE, translating to MLYLVEDFYSIQGEGKFIGTPSVFFRFGGCNLKCPSFGEYFIQGRIVHGCDSIRAVNRELFQSKWKEIGTKDELIEILHSHVEYLDFKPHIVITGGEPLIYWNDPVFYGFLEYLVEEGYIVTIETNATIVIDFEKYPAYKDVIFAMAVKLANSGEKYEKRVNKKAIEAIAVNTGYSFFKFTLDRGSVQMRAYEEIVDIVGEYPEIEVFCMPLGDKIDELKKHDKAVAEFCMIHGFIYSDRLQVRLWNREKRR from the coding sequence ATGCTCTATCTTGTGGAAGATTTTTACTCCATCCAAGGAGAAGGTAAGTTTATAGGTACTCCTTCGGTTTTTTTCCGTTTTGGCGGATGCAATCTCAAATGCCCAAGTTTTGGCGAATATTTTATTCAAGGACGAATCGTTCATGGATGCGATTCGATCCGTGCTGTCAACAGAGAGCTTTTCCAGTCCAAATGGAAAGAAATAGGTACAAAAGATGAACTTATCGAGATTTTGCACAGCCATGTAGAGTATCTCGATTTTAAACCCCATATCGTAATAACGGGTGGTGAACCGCTTATTTACTGGAATGATCCGGTTTTTTATGGATTTTTAGAGTATCTTGTCGAGGAAGGCTATATCGTAACGATTGAGACGAATGCAACGATCGTGATCGATTTTGAAAAATATCCTGCGTACAAAGATGTCATCTTTGCCATGGCTGTGAAATTGGCCAACAGTGGTGAAAAGTATGAAAAAAGGGTCAATAAAAAAGCGATAGAGGCGATCGCTGTCAATACTGGATACAGTTTTTTTAAGTTTACGCTTGATAGAGGCAGTGTGCAGATGCGAGCGTATGAGGAGATTGTAGATATTGTGGGAGAGTATCCCGAAATAGAGGTGTTTTGTATGCCCCTTGGTGATAAAATCGATGAACTAAAAAAACACGATAAAGCGGTGGCGGAATTTTGTATGATACATGGATTTATTTATAGCGATAGATTGCAAGTGAGACTTTGGAACAGGGAAAAGCGACGATGA
- the moaA gene encoding GTP 3',8-cyclase MoaA, translating to MLIDGHGRKVDYLRISLTERCNFRCQYCMPEKPFSWVPKENLLNFEDLFKFVKAAIDEGITKIRLTGGEPTLRADLDKFIKMIYDYKPDIDLAMTTNGYLLKDIAQDLKKAGLKRLNISLDSLKPEVAAKIASKDVLKNVLEGIDAALEAGLKVKINMVPLKGVNEDEIVDVMEYCKDRGMQIRFIEYMENVHAHSDLVGMHGKEILDKIKQKYEIEKIGRQGSSPAFLYKLKEDGYIFGLIDPHKHDFCETCNRIRLTAEGYLIPCLYFDEAMSIKEAVQAGDIDRAVEILKTVLANKPKENRWSEDANEASNRAFYETGG from the coding sequence ATGCTTATTGACGGACATGGACGAAAAGTAGATTATCTTCGAATTTCACTAACGGAGCGATGCAACTTCAGATGTCAGTACTGTATGCCTGAAAAGCCTTTTTCGTGGGTACCAAAAGAAAATCTTTTAAATTTCGAAGATCTCTTTAAATTTGTAAAAGCTGCAATCGATGAAGGAATTACCAAAATTCGTTTGACAGGTGGAGAGCCCACATTAAGAGCAGATTTGGATAAATTTATCAAGATGATTTATGATTACAAACCAGACATCGATCTTGCTATGACGACCAACGGATATCTTTTGAAAGATATCGCACAAGATTTGAAAAAGGCTGGGCTCAAAAGACTTAATATCTCACTTGACAGTCTCAAACCGGAAGTTGCAGCCAAAATTGCTAGTAAAGATGTGCTTAAAAATGTGCTAGAAGGCATCGATGCGGCGTTGGAAGCCGGACTGAAAGTAAAAATCAATATGGTACCACTGAAGGGCGTTAATGAAGATGAGATTGTCGATGTGATGGAATACTGCAAAGATAGAGGTATGCAGATTCGATTTATCGAATATATGGAAAATGTGCATGCACACAGTGATCTTGTAGGAATGCACGGTAAAGAGATACTGGACAAAATCAAACAAAAATATGAAATAGAAAAGATCGGTAGACAAGGAAGCAGTCCTGCCTTTTTGTACAAACTCAAAGAGGATGGATACATTTTTGGCTTGATCGATCCTCACAAACACGACTTTTGTGAAACATGTAACAGAATCCGACTAACGGCTGAAGGGTATTTGATACCGTGTCTTTACTTTGATGAGGCGATGAGCATCAAAGAGGCGGTACAGGCTGGCGATATTGATAGAGCGGTGGAGATTTTAAAAACGGTTTTAGCCAATAAACCAAAAGAGAATCGCTGGAGCGAAGATGCAAACGAGGCATCCAACAGAGCCTTTTATGAGACGGGGGGATAA
- a CDS encoding c-type cytochrome: MNKELKILAIIIVLVGITYWGIEPYAHSKMHPHHEPATFKYEDLKAPKLKGDPKKGAQAIMNNGCTGCHSIKAAGIPAPMDPVSASASYGVNPPDLSNIAAVTDEKFLAAFIKHPVHAFKLDHKYKNKPFPMPDFFGSDQDLADIVAYLKSIAKPQTPKGAFEVACGRCHNLKYDGWTVIGEKPKFKNEVEKADFELKLAKYEANLKKYLGTTPPDLSMYIRSRGHEYIRDFVEDPQKILHGTAMPRVGLTEEATMKVIEHLEKVGDRKKEKRNHLGIWILGYFVIFAILAYLWKQKIWRELH, from the coding sequence ATGAATAAAGAACTCAAAATATTAGCGATTATCATTGTTCTCGTAGGGATTACATATTGGGGAATCGAGCCGTACGCTCACTCCAAAATGCACCCTCATCACGAACCTGCAACATTTAAGTATGAGGATCTCAAAGCACCTAAGCTCAAAGGCGATCCAAAAAAAGGTGCTCAAGCTATTATGAACAATGGATGTACGGGGTGTCACTCTATCAAAGCCGCTGGAATTCCAGCTCCAATGGATCCGGTGAGCGCAAGTGCTAGTTACGGTGTGAATCCACCGGATCTTAGTAATATCGCCGCTGTAACTGATGAGAAGTTTTTGGCAGCATTCATTAAGCATCCGGTCCACGCGTTCAAACTTGATCACAAATATAAAAATAAACCGTTTCCGATGCCAGACTTTTTCGGAAGCGATCAGGATTTGGCAGATATCGTAGCGTATCTCAAATCTATCGCGAAGCCACAGACTCCAAAAGGAGCGTTTGAAGTAGCGTGTGGACGATGCCACAATCTCAAATATGACGGCTGGACAGTTATCGGTGAAAAACCGAAATTTAAAAATGAAGTTGAAAAAGCCGATTTTGAGTTGAAATTGGCTAAATATGAAGCGAACTTGAAAAAATATCTTGGAACGACTCCTCCGGATCTCTCTATGTATATTCGAAGTAGAGGACATGAGTACATCCGAGATTTTGTTGAAGATCCGCAAAAGATCCTTCATGGTACGGCAATGCCTCGTGTTGGTTTGACCGAGGAAGCTACTATGAAAGTGATCGAGCATCTTGAAAAAGTAGGGGATCGCAAAAAAGAGAAACGAAATCATCTTGGTATCTGGATCCTTGGATATTTTGTGATTTTTGCTATCCTTGCATATCTTTGGAAACAAAAAATCTGGAGAGAACTCCACTGA
- a CDS encoding cytochrome b, producing MAHFTKANSVYEWLDQRLALDKLWKVLAAEYWIPKNINFLWAMGVVLMTMFTILLISGIFLLMYYKPDTKLAFDSVNYTIMQEVWFGWLWRHMHAVAASVVFLVIYIHMFTGIYYASYKRGREMIWISGMLLFVTFSAEAFSGYMLPWGQMSYWAAQVITNLFGGIPFIGDDLVVWIRGNFYVSDPTLTRFFMLHVLLMPLIIMAIIGLHFYTLRIPHVNNQDGEEIDFDAEAEKYKAGLKKESKVIPFWPVFLSKDFFVLGVFMIFYFYLVFYHYDFAMDPINFDPANPMKTPPHIYPEWYFLWSYEVLRGFFFNVGPLSAMDMGLIAFGIANVIFFFLPWFDKNDEVAPASRRGGFKVWFWLMVIDMIVLTIWGKLPPTGFNAYIGYVAAVGFLALWAALPAVTARKTGLLWFVILVTLALYVAGYMEYTKALGNGFVIVSLFVIFYLLFFLNPVMVRNRGGA from the coding sequence ATGGCACATTTTACGAAAGCAAATAGCGTTTACGAGTGGCTCGACCAGCGATTGGCACTTGACAAGTTATGGAAAGTCCTGGCGGCCGAATATTGGATTCCAAAAAATATCAACTTTTTGTGGGCGATGGGTGTGGTCTTGATGACCATGTTTACAATTTTGCTTATCAGTGGTATTTTTCTTTTGATGTATTACAAACCTGATACCAAGCTTGCCTTTGATAGTGTGAACTATACGATTATGCAAGAGGTATGGTTTGGATGGCTGTGGCGACATATGCACGCTGTTGCTGCATCGGTTGTTTTCTTGGTTATTTACATCCACATGTTTACCGGTATCTACTACGCCTCCTACAAGCGTGGTCGAGAGATGATCTGGATTTCCGGTATGCTTTTGTTTGTCACGTTCAGTGCTGAAGCGTTCAGTGGATATATGCTTCCATGGGGACAGATGAGTTACTGGGCGGCACAGGTGATCACTAACCTTTTTGGTGGTATTCCGTTTATCGGTGATGACTTGGTTGTTTGGATTCGGGGGAACTTCTACGTATCTGATCCTACACTCACTCGATTTTTCATGTTGCATGTGCTTTTGATGCCTCTTATCATCATGGCGATTATCGGTCTTCACTTCTATACACTTCGAATTCCTCATGTGAACAACCAAGACGGGGAAGAGATCGATTTCGATGCAGAAGCGGAAAAATATAAAGCGGGACTTAAAAAAGAGTCAAAAGTTATTCCTTTTTGGCCGGTCTTTTTGAGTAAAGACTTCTTTGTACTTGGCGTTTTTATGATTTTTTACTTCTATTTGGTGTTCTATCATTACGACTTTGCGATGGATCCTATCAACTTTGATCCGGCAAACCCGATGAAGACGCCACCACACATCTATCCAGAGTGGTACTTCTTGTGGAGTTATGAGGTTCTAAGAGGATTTTTCTTCAATGTTGGACCATTGAGTGCTATGGATATGGGTCTTATCGCTTTTGGTATTGCAAACGTGATCTTCTTTTTCTTGCCATGGTTCGATAAAAACGACGAGGTTGCACCGGCTTCAAGAAGAGGCGGCTTTAAAGTATGGTTCTGGCTTATGGTTATCGATATGATTGTATTGACCATTTGGGGAAAACTTCCTCCAACAGGGTTCAACGCATACATCGGTTATGTTGCGGCAGTCGGTTTCTTGGCCCTTTGGGCTGCACTTCCGGCAGTGACAGCGAGAAAAACAGGACTTCTATGGTTTGTAATCTTAGTAACTTTGGCTCTTTATGTTGCAGGATATATGGAATACACAAAAGCGCTTGGAAACGGATTTGTCATCGTTTCACTCTTTGTGATTTTCTATCTACTCTTTTTCCTAAATCCTGTGATGGTACGAAATAGAGGGGGTGCGTGA
- the petA gene encoding ubiquinol-cytochrome c reductase iron-sulfur subunit has product MSMANSRRDFLGMVFGGFAGAGGLAALYAMKRTWDPLPSVMAAGFTTVDLSPMKEGELRTVTWRGKPIFILKKPPEENCHTIPDETKKRLVKVGDSEYLVMIGLCTHLGCIPSWEPDKKIFHCACHGGEYDACGVNTFGPPPRPMDIPPFKIEGTKLVLGEEGPEYKKMVGKA; this is encoded by the coding sequence TTGTCTATGGCAAACAGCAGACGTGACTTCCTTGGAATGGTGTTCGGTGGATTCGCTGGAGCTGGCGGTTTGGCGGCTCTTTATGCGATGAAGCGTACATGGGACCCATTGCCAAGCGTTATGGCAGCAGGATTTACTACAGTAGACCTCTCTCCTATGAAAGAGGGTGAACTACGTACAGTAACATGGCGAGGAAAGCCTATCTTCATTCTCAAAAAGCCACCTGAAGAGAACTGTCACACTATACCTGATGAGACAAAAAAACGTCTTGTTAAAGTGGGAGACAGCGAGTATCTTGTGATGATTGGGCTTTGTACGCATCTTGGATGTATCCCTTCTTGGGAACCGGACAAGAAGATTTTTCACTGTGCGTGTCATGGTGGGGAATATGATGCATGTGGTGTCAATACGTTCGGTCCTCCTCCAAGACCTATGGATATTCCTCCTTTTAAAATTGAAGGAACGAAATTGGTGCTTGGTGAAGAGGGTCCAGAGTATAAAAAAATGGTCGGTAAAGCGTAA
- the mnmG gene encoding tRNA uridine-5-carboxymethylaminomethyl(34) synthesis enzyme MnmG, whose protein sequence is MKFDVIVIGGGHAGIEAALASARMGMKTLMITILAEQIGAASCNPAIGGLAKGHLVKEIDALGGQMGLTTDKTGIQFRILNASKGPAVRGSRAQIDMDRYRIMMRTIVLNTPNLEVRQEMVDRLLIKGDAVVGVETNLKNVYHAKKVIVTTGTFLRGLIHIGEIKQEAGRAGEFASNALSDSLKSLGLRLGRLKTGTCARIDAKTIDFSRMEVQPGDENPIPFSFRTDRKRFNPTQLPCYITYTNERTHEIIESNFHRAPLFTGQIEGVGPRYCPSIEDKIYRFRDKERHHIFVEPQTLEATEYYINGMSTSLPPDVQLEMIRSVKGLEHAEVVRYGYAIEYDFVDPTQLKHTLETKSIKNLYCAGQINGTTGYEEAAAQGLMAGINAALAIKEQEPLILGRDEAYIGVLIDDLVTKGTKEPYRMFTSRAEFRLLLREDNADLRLMPYGHKLGLVDEETYMKMIRKKEQIEKGLDLLKNSFITPNKETLELLSSLEEGKITDKTALVNVVARPTFTMEKLEVLVPEIQEFSEEAKEQILIEAKYHQYIQMQKEQIEKMHELMNVKIPEDLDIDAISGLSNEVKEKLKAHKPPTLFAASQISGITPAAIEILHIYIKMHQKRRVTK, encoded by the coding sequence ATGAAATTTGACGTAATAGTCATTGGCGGAGGACATGCCGGTATCGAAGCGGCACTGGCCAGTGCCCGTATGGGAATGAAAACGCTGATGATTACTATCTTGGCTGAGCAAATTGGTGCTGCAAGCTGCAATCCGGCGATCGGAGGTTTGGCAAAAGGGCATCTTGTCAAAGAGATAGATGCTCTTGGAGGTCAGATGGGACTGACCACTGATAAAACAGGAATTCAGTTTCGTATCCTCAACGCTTCCAAAGGTCCAGCTGTGCGAGGAAGCAGGGCGCAGATCGATATGGACAGATATCGTATCATGATGCGAACCATTGTACTCAACACTCCAAATCTGGAAGTGCGGCAAGAGATGGTGGACAGGCTCCTCATCAAAGGAGATGCAGTTGTTGGTGTAGAGACCAATCTCAAAAACGTGTACCATGCCAAAAAAGTGATTGTGACTACTGGTACTTTTTTGCGAGGGCTGATCCATATTGGAGAAATTAAACAAGAAGCGGGACGGGCCGGAGAGTTTGCTTCCAATGCATTGAGCGATTCACTCAAAAGTCTGGGACTCAGGCTTGGAAGGCTCAAAACCGGTACATGTGCAAGAATCGATGCGAAGACCATCGATTTTAGCAGAATGGAAGTGCAACCGGGTGATGAAAATCCTATTCCGTTTAGTTTCAGAACCGATCGAAAACGTTTCAATCCCACACAGCTTCCATGCTACATCACCTATACCAATGAACGAACCCATGAGATCATTGAATCCAATTTTCACAGAGCTCCTCTCTTTACGGGGCAGATAGAAGGGGTCGGGCCAAGGTACTGTCCAAGTATCGAAGATAAGATCTATCGTTTTCGTGACAAAGAGCGTCACCACATCTTTGTAGAACCTCAGACGCTTGAAGCAACGGAGTATTACATTAATGGTATGAGTACTTCCTTGCCGCCTGATGTACAGCTGGAGATGATACGAAGTGTCAAAGGATTGGAACACGCTGAGGTTGTTCGGTACGGATATGCGATTGAGTACGATTTTGTGGATCCCACACAACTCAAACACACATTGGAAACCAAATCGATCAAAAATCTCTACTGCGCCGGGCAGATCAACGGAACCACAGGATACGAAGAGGCAGCGGCTCAAGGATTGATGGCAGGTATCAATGCGGCTTTGGCGATAAAAGAACAAGAGCCGTTGATTCTTGGCAGAGATGAAGCCTATATTGGCGTATTGATCGATGATTTGGTCACAAAAGGGACAAAAGAGCCTTATAGAATGTTTACAAGCAGGGCCGAATTTCGACTGCTTCTTCGGGAAGACAACGCCGATCTTCGTCTCATGCCATATGGTCATAAACTTGGCCTGGTAGATGAAGAGACCTATATGAAAATGATCAGGAAAAAAGAGCAGATTGAAAAAGGATTGGATCTGTTAAAAAACAGTTTCATCACTCCAAACAAAGAGACGTTAGAACTCTTGAGCAGTCTTGAAGAAGGAAAAATAACCGATAAAACGGCTCTTGTCAATGTAGTGGCTCGTCCAACTTTCACCATGGAAAAACTTGAGGTATTGGTGCCCGAGATACAAGAGTTCAGTGAAGAAGCAAAAGAGCAGATTTTGATAGAAGCCAAATATCACCAATATATTCAGATGCAAAAAGAGCAGATCGAAAAGATGCATGAACTGATGAATGTGAAAATTCCCGAAGACCTCGATATCGATGCGATCAGTGGACTGAGCAATGAAGTCAAAGAGAAACTCAAAGCACACAAACCGCCAACGCTTTTTGCGGCGAGTCAGATTAGCGGTATCACACCTGCGGCAATCGAGATTTTACATATCTATATCAAGATGCATCAAAAAAGGAGAGTGACTAAATAA
- a CDS encoding riboflavin synthase encodes MFTGLIREIATVSQFDGKHLRLKAKYRPKIGDSIAVNGACLSVTKLYRDGFEVELSDETRNVIALENYKERVHIEPAMRLSDRLEGHIVQGHIDTLGTIISIKPGTNSTDFLIKIPREYIKFVIPKGSITVDGVSLTVNEVHEDSFRLTIIPITLKETLFGTYTVGRRVNIETDMFARYLFHLFNKKTSLNWELIERFQALF; translated from the coding sequence ATGTTCACAGGCCTCATTCGAGAAATAGCAACCGTCTCACAATTTGACGGCAAACATCTGAGACTCAAAGCAAAATATAGACCTAAGATCGGTGATTCCATTGCCGTCAACGGTGCATGTTTGAGTGTAACGAAGCTCTACCGTGACGGCTTCGAAGTGGAACTCAGCGATGAAACAAGAAACGTTATCGCTTTGGAAAACTACAAAGAGCGCGTCCATATCGAACCGGCGATGCGTTTAAGCGACAGGTTGGAGGGACATATTGTCCAGGGACATATCGACACTCTCGGCACAATTATCTCTATTAAACCTGGAACCAACTCCACCGATTTTTTGATCAAAATTCCAAGAGAGTACATCAAGTTTGTCATCCCTAAAGGAAGTATTACTGTTGATGGCGTGAGCCTCACAGTCAACGAAGTCCACGAGGACTCCTTCAGGCTCACCATCATACCCATCACCCTCAAAGAGACACTCTTTGGCACCTATACTGTGGGACGCAGAGTCAATATCGAAACAGATATGTTTGCAAGATATCTTTTCCATCTTTTTAATAAAAAAACTTCTCTCAATTGGGAATTGATCGAAAGATTCCAAGCCCTATTCTAA
- a CDS encoding DUF2325 domain-containing protein, which translates to MGVLLIGADKIKHIKSTLYEMGATKVVHFDCRKKNFHKKIPSDIDMVIFITEYLAHSKMESFKKEAKKRNILTVYSKYNKNELIKKIQTVMRM; encoded by the coding sequence GTGGGAGTTTTACTGATAGGTGCAGATAAAATTAAGCATATAAAATCGACTCTTTATGAAATGGGAGCAACAAAAGTAGTACATTTCGATTGTAGAAAGAAAAATTTTCACAAAAAAATACCATCTGATATAGATATGGTGATTTTTATTACAGAATATCTGGCTCATAGTAAAATGGAAAGTTTTAAAAAAGAGGCAAAAAAGAGAAATATCCTTACTGTTTATTCAAAATACAATAAAAATGAGTTGATCAAGAAAATACAAACGGTAATGAGAATGTAA
- a CDS encoding transporter, whose amino-acid sequence MKLQNKENLDATANMTLLVFRHGIIKNGDIRFVFPYKQVKATAQLGTNDVAIDNSGVSDIAIIGKYVLMPMRQYGYQVAIEAGVKLPTGKTDKGFKKAPPFAQNIATPLPTQPGTGGAEYKLVLGFSKMFEPTWRVDAHTMYTYRPKAKHDYDFGNEITFDIGTTKAITKNFNIGIEYNFKYNSKTNMGSDTNPMLRSKLPFKAFSGSAGYITPQIEFLPFNKPKLHIGVGGEFLSTLQSQRISTS is encoded by the coding sequence ATGAAGTTACAAAATAAAGAAAACTTAGATGCTACAGCAAATATGACACTTTTGGTATTTCGTCATGGAATCATCAAAAATGGTGATATCCGTTTCGTGTTCCCCTATAAACAGGTTAAAGCAACTGCACAACTTGGAACCAATGATGTAGCAATTGACAATAGCGGAGTTAGCGATATAGCAATCATTGGAAAATATGTTTTGATGCCAATGAGACAATATGGCTATCAAGTAGCTATTGAAGCTGGAGTGAAACTGCCTACAGGTAAAACAGACAAAGGGTTTAAAAAGGCTCCTCCTTTTGCACAAAATATTGCTACACCATTGCCAACACAGCCTGGAACCGGTGGAGCTGAATATAAATTAGTATTAGGTTTTTCAAAAATGTTTGAACCTACCTGGAGAGTAGATGCCCATACTATGTATACTTATCGTCCAAAAGCAAAACATGACTATGACTTTGGGAATGAAATTACATTTGATATAGGAACAACAAAAGCAATAACAAAAAATTTTAATATAGGGATTGAATACAATTTCAAGTATAATTCTAAAACGAATATGGGAAGTGACACCAATCCAATGCTTCGCTCAAAACTCCCTTTTAAAGCCTTTAGCGGAAGCGCTGGATATATTACCCCTCAAATTGAATTTTTGCCATTTAATAAACCAAAACTGCATATAGGAGTGGGGGGTGAGTTTCTTAGCACACTACAATCTCAAAGAATATCAACCTCTTGA
- a CDS encoding ABC transporter substrate-binding protein, whose protein sequence is MLKKIVLFLATLLIVSANDAKLDKIVIAGPAANVSHPIFRMIESGALKKYAKMIEFRLWKNPDQLRAMIINKEVDFVAVPTNVASILYNKNQPIKLLNVSIWGILHILVRDKNINTLEKLKGKSLLVPWRGDMPDIVLRAIMKQKKLSNKDIHLIYVSNPMDAASQLIMRRQDNALLPEPAASMVLRKTHSFPVSIIAPELYRGIDLQKEWAKAFKTEAKIPQAGIAVIGEMRENKEVIKAFEKAYEKAMQWYKSHPKEAGKLVVKYVKMFTPEAVADSISHVKMQVVPAKEAKKDIEFFFEKLKEQSPKIIGGKLPDEEFYY, encoded by the coding sequence ATGTTGAAAAAGATTGTTTTATTTCTTGCAACTTTATTAATTGTAAGTGCCAATGATGCCAAACTGGATAAAATCGTCATAGCAGGACCTGCAGCTAATGTTTCGCATCCTATTTTTCGTATGATTGAAAGCGGTGCTTTGAAAAAGTATGCAAAAATGATTGAGTTTCGTCTTTGGAAAAACCCGGATCAGTTAAGGGCAATGATTATCAATAAAGAGGTTGATTTTGTTGCGGTGCCAACAAATGTGGCATCCATTTTATATAACAAAAATCAGCCAATTAAACTGCTCAATGTTTCAATTTGGGGGATTTTGCATATTTTAGTCCGGGATAAAAATATAAACACTCTTGAAAAACTAAAGGGAAAATCGCTTCTTGTACCCTGGCGAGGTGATATGCCAGATATTGTTTTAAGAGCCATTATGAAGCAAAAAAAATTAAGCAATAAAGATATCCATCTCATTTACGTTTCCAATCCGATGGATGCAGCAAGTCAGCTTATTATGCGCCGCCAAGACAATGCCCTCTTGCCAGAGCCGGCAGCATCGATGGTGCTAAGAAAAACCCACTCTTTTCCAGTTAGCATCATTGCGCCAGAGCTTTATCGAGGAATAGATTTACAAAAAGAGTGGGCAAAGGCTTTTAAAACAGAAGCTAAAATTCCACAAGCTGGAATAGCAGTCATTGGAGAGATGAGAGAAAACAAAGAAGTCATTAAAGCTTTTGAAAAAGCGTATGAAAAAGCTATGCAGTGGTATAAAAGCCATCCAAAAGAAGCAGGAAAATTGGTTGTAAAATATGTAAAGATGTTTACGCCTGAAGCTGTGGCGGACTCCATTAGCCATGTAAAAATGCAAGTAGTTCCGGCAAAAGAAGCAAAAAAAGATATTGAATTTTTCTTTGAGAAACTCAAAGAGCAAAGTCCAAAGATTATTGGCGGGAAACTTCCTGATGAGGAGTTTTACTACTGA
- a CDS encoding ABC transporter permease, giving the protein MDALKKIIKDFPKFLWGGWGSIAAIFLFIAAWDVGNQIYGDMILPSPLQSFQTVLELFKDKEFLDNLSITIDRVIVGFGLSLTIGTILGLIAGFFITASVASRPIITILMGMPPIAWIVLAMIWFGMGDMTVEFTVFVASMPIVFIGALQGTRTLEDKFEEMADTFKVPKLMKFTDIYLPHIFSYIFPSWVSALGMAWKIVVMAELLATSDGIGAALAMARSQLDTKTALALVVIMIALLMIVEYIFLEPIKKEVEKWRD; this is encoded by the coding sequence ATGGACGCACTTAAAAAAATCATCAAAGATTTTCCCAAATTCCTATGGGGCGGCTGGGGCTCCATAGCTGCGATTTTTCTTTTTATCGCTGCTTGGGATGTGGGCAATCAGATCTATGGAGATATGATCTTGCCCTCCCCTTTGCAAAGCTTTCAAACTGTATTGGAGCTTTTTAAGGACAAAGAGTTTTTAGACAATCTCTCTATTACCATCGATAGAGTCATTGTCGGATTTGGACTTTCGCTTACTATTGGAACGATCCTTGGCTTGATAGCCGGTTTTTTTATCACTGCCTCAGTTGCAAGCCGACCAATTATTACAATCTTAATGGGAATGCCACCGATTGCCTGGATCGTTTTGGCAATGATCTGGTTTGGCATGGGTGATATGACGGTAGAGTTTACCGTATTTGTAGCATCAATGCCGATAGTATTTATTGGAGCCTTGCAAGGAACCAGGACATTAGAGGATAAATTTGAAGAGATGGCAGATACTTTTAAAGTGCCAAAACTGATGAAATTTACCGATATCTATCTTCCTCATATCTTCTCATATATTTTTCCCTCTTGGGTAAGCGCCCTTGGAATGGCTTGGAAGATTGTTGTGATGGCTGAGCTTTTGGCTACAAGTGACGGAATTGGCGCAGCTTTGGCGATGGCTAGAAGTCAGCTTGATACAAAAACAGCTCTTGCACTTGTTGTCATTATGATTGCTCTTTTGATGATTGTGGAGTATATCTTTTTGGAACCTATTAAAAAAGAAGTAGAAAAATGGCGAGATTAA